One genomic window of Senegalia massiliensis includes the following:
- the hisC gene encoding histidinol-phosphate transaminase, whose amino-acid sequence MIKFRDEIKDLKAYRPGKPIEDVKKEYGLKEVIKLASNENPMGTSEKVKEKLIKSIDNLAIYPDGNTTILKDELAKKLDLKPEQILPSSGSDEMVDMISKTFINKGDEVIMADITFPRYISTAIMMGGIPKIVPLKNWTYDLNGMINAITKNTKLIWICNPNNPTGTMFSEKELLNFLEKVPENIIVVYDEAYREYVTRDDYPKDNLKLLKKYSNLIIMRTFSKMYGLAALRVGYTMASEEIIENINKIRGPFNVNSLAQIAAVEALKDNEFVESCYRINKEGKEYLYNEFDKLNLEYAPSETNHIFVNVNIDSEEIFIELQKRGLIIRPITGTWIRVTIGTEEQNKKFITLLKEVLSN is encoded by the coding sequence ATGATAAAATTTAGAGATGAAATTAAAGATTTAAAAGCTTATAGGCCAGGGAAGCCTATAGAAGATGTAAAAAAAGAATATGGATTAAAGGAAGTTATAAAGCTTGCATCTAATGAAAATCCCATGGGTACTTCAGAAAAAGTAAAAGAAAAACTAATCAAATCTATTGATAATTTAGCAATTTATCCGGATGGAAATACAACTATATTAAAAGATGAACTTGCTAAAAAATTAGATTTAAAACCGGAACAGATACTTCCAAGTAGTGGGTCTGATGAAATGGTAGATATGATATCAAAAACATTTATAAATAAAGGTGATGAAGTTATAATGGCAGATATAACTTTCCCAAGATATATCTCTACAGCCATTATGATGGGTGGCATTCCTAAAATAGTTCCACTTAAAAATTGGACTTATGATTTAAATGGTATGATAAATGCCATTACAAAAAATACAAAATTAATTTGGATCTGTAATCCAAATAACCCTACAGGTACTATGTTTAGTGAAAAAGAATTATTGAATTTTTTAGAAAAAGTTCCTGAAAATATAATAGTAGTTTATGATGAAGCTTATAGAGAATATGTAACAAGAGATGATTATCCAAAGGATAATTTAAAACTTTTAAAAAAATATTCTAATCTAATCATAATGAGAACGTTTTCTAAAATGTATGGCCTTGCTGCTTTAAGAGTAGGTTATACTATGGCAAGCGAAGAAATAATTGAAAATATAAACAAAATTAGAGGACCTTTCAATGTAAATTCACTTGCACAGATTGCAGCAGTTGAAGCTTTAAAAGATAATGAATTCGTAGAAAGTTGCTATCGAATAAATAAAGAAGGTAAAGAGTACCTATATAATGAATTCGATAAATTAAACTTAGAATATGCACCTTCTGAAACTAACCATATATTTGTTAATGTTAATATAGATTCAGAGGAAATATTTATAGAGCTTCAAAAAAGAGGCTTGATAATAAGACCTATAACAGGAACATGGATAAGAGTTACTATAGGAACAGAAGAACAAAATAAAAAATTTATAACTTTACTTAAAGAAGTTTTATCAAATTAA
- the fusA gene encoding elongation factor G, producing the protein MYNYNADKIRNIAFLGHHSSGKTTLVESMLMTTGAIKRKGRVEDRNTISDFDKEEKSREVSIYTSVIPLEWKNHKYNVLDTPGYFDFVGEVHSALRVSKGAVIVLDASSGIEVGCEKAWKLTRKRSTPTILYINKMDKENINYDKLINQLREKFGKAVIPFHIPIGKENEFKGFVNIVDMKARIYNKDKKVCEDAEIWPEKEVKMGDYREMLIESVAESDDELLEKYFEGEEFTEEEIHIGLRKGVIEGKLIPVLIGSATLNVGTETLLNMMWDYLPSPTDLEKPSGINPNNNKEEERNIKDEEPFSATVFKTIADPYLGKISLFQVRSGILKKDDEVYNSNTEEIEKIGNIFMLRGKEQIEVNEVHAGDIGAVSKLNNTHTGDTICNKDNPIIYENIHFPKPTLFMAARPVNKNDEEKIGQALQKLLEEDKTFSVERNNETKELLIGGQGNTQLEVIKNKLKNDFGVTIELSDPKIAYRETIKGISNVQGKHKKQSGGAGQYGDVIIKFEPSTEEFIFEEEIFGGAVPRQYIPAVEKGLKESVLKGPLAGYPVVNIKSTLLDGSYHPVDSNEMAFKIAASLAFKKGIEKAGPVLLEPIMRVEIIIPDEYMGDIMGDMNKRRGRILGMEPREDGTQLVIAEAPAAEMFKYTIDLKSMTQARGTFLMEFSRYEEVPSNISEKIVEEYKSKEA; encoded by the coding sequence ATGTATAATTATAATGCTGATAAGATTAGAAACATAGCTTTTTTAGGACACCATAGTAGTGGTAAGACAACTTTAGTTGAATCAATGTTAATGACTACAGGAGCAATTAAGAGAAAAGGTAGAGTAGAAGATAGAAATACAATATCAGACTTTGATAAAGAAGAAAAATCAAGAGAAGTTTCTATTTACACTTCTGTTATACCATTAGAATGGAAGAATCATAAATATAATGTATTGGATACTCCAGGTTATTTTGATTTTGTAGGTGAAGTTCATTCAGCTCTTAGAGTATCAAAAGGAGCGGTAATTGTATTAGATGCTAGTTCAGGAATAGAGGTAGGTTGTGAAAAAGCTTGGAAACTCACTAGAAAAAGAAGTACTCCAACTATTTTATATATAAATAAAATGGATAAAGAAAATATTAACTATGATAAATTAATAAATCAATTAAGAGAAAAATTTGGTAAAGCAGTTATACCATTTCATATTCCAATAGGAAAGGAAAATGAATTTAAAGGTTTTGTTAATATAGTTGATATGAAAGCAAGAATTTATAATAAAGATAAAAAAGTATGTGAAGATGCAGAAATTTGGCCAGAAAAAGAAGTTAAAATGGGAGATTATAGAGAAATGCTCATTGAATCAGTAGCCGAAAGTGATGATGAATTACTAGAGAAATATTTTGAAGGAGAAGAATTTACAGAGGAAGAAATACACATTGGTTTACGTAAAGGAGTTATTGAAGGTAAACTTATACCAGTTCTTATAGGTTCTGCTACATTAAATGTGGGTACAGAAACACTTTTAAATATGATGTGGGATTATCTACCTTCTCCAACTGATTTAGAAAAACCAAGTGGAATAAATCCAAATAATAATAAAGAAGAAGAAAGAAATATAAAAGATGAAGAACCATTTTCAGCGACAGTATTTAAAACTATTGCAGATCCATATTTAGGAAAGATTTCACTATTTCAAGTAAGAAGTGGAATATTGAAAAAAGATGATGAAGTATATAATTCAAACACTGAAGAAATAGAAAAAATAGGAAATATATTTATGTTAAGAGGTAAAGAGCAAATAGAAGTAAATGAAGTTCATGCTGGAGATATTGGAGCAGTTTCAAAATTAAACAATACACATACTGGTGATACAATATGTAATAAAGATAATCCTATTATTTATGAAAATATACACTTTCCAAAACCAACATTGTTTATGGCTGCTAGACCAGTAAATAAAAATGATGAAGAAAAGATAGGTCAAGCTCTTCAAAAATTATTAGAAGAAGATAAGACCTTTAGTGTAGAAAGAAATAATGAAACTAAAGAACTTTTAATTGGAGGACAAGGAAATACACAATTAGAAGTAATTAAAAATAAATTAAAAAATGATTTTGGAGTTACTATTGAATTATCAGATCCTAAAATTGCATATAGAGAAACTATAAAAGGAATTTCAAATGTTCAAGGTAAGCATAAAAAACAATCTGGTGGAGCAGGACAATATGGTGATGTTATAATAAAATTTGAACCCTCAACAGAAGAATTTATATTTGAAGAAGAGATATTCGGTGGGGCAGTACCAAGACAATATATACCAGCTGTAGAAAAAGGGCTTAAAGAATCAGTTTTAAAAGGGCCACTTGCAGGATATCCTGTAGTTAATATAAAGTCAACATTATTAGATGGTTCATATCATCCTGTAGATTCAAATGAAATGGCTTTTAAAATAGCTGCATCATTGGCATTTAAAAAAGGAATAGAAAAGGCAGGTCCAGTACTTTTAGAACCTATTATGAGAGTAGAAATAATCATACCAGATGAGTATATGGGTGATATAATGGGGGACATGAATAAAAGACGTGGAAGAATATTAGGTATGGAGCCTAGAGAAGATGGTACTCAATTAGTAATAGCAGAAGCTCCCGCTGCTGAAATGTTTAAATATACTATAGATTTAAAATCCATGACTCAAGCTCGAGGAACATTTTTAATGGAATTTTCAAGATATGAAGAAGTTCCATCAAATATAAGTGAAAAAATAGTTGAAGAATATAAAAGTAAAGAAGCATAA